A segment of the bacterium genome:
TCAGAAACTGAATTGCTCGTGGGTTCATTCGTTCACCCTGCTGGTTCAGGAAAAGCGCTTTCGATTGAGATTGGGATTCGTATTTCGATCGCTCACCGGTGATGTACTCGGTGATGACCTGTCTGGCTACTGAGGGTAGGAACTTCCGGATGGGATTTCCGCCTTTCTGCTTACGGATGATCAAGTGCTTGCCATCGATATCGACAAGATCAATCTGAGTCAGTTCTGCTACGCGGATTCCGGTGTTCAGTAATAATTGCAAGATTGCGTAGTCGCGCTGAGCATGAATGTCGGTTGCATGGTTTTGAACGGTGAGTAATAGTTGGTGTTCCTCAGTATCGGTGAGATACACCGGTGGTAAACGGTCGACTCGTTTTAGGCGAAGGTGTTCGGCGGGACTGACTGCAATTAGGTGAGAGTTGCAGGCCCATCCGAAAAATGATCGGATCGCGGTCTTGGTACGGTTCATGGTGTTTGCATTCTTCGCGGTTCCGTCAACTTTGGTGGAGAATGAAACGAGGAAGTGATCGATATCTGAAGCGGTGATTAGATCTAAGCTTTTTGAGCTAAGCTGAGTCAAGCACCTGATTACATCAGCGAGAAAGTTATTGACTGTGTGTTTTGATTTCTGTTGTGCCAGCAGATAGGTCCGGTAGTCAGTAAGCACGGTATTGAAGTTCATTCTGCACCTACGATCGGTTGAAGTTCATCGGGCCGCACTTCGAAACTGCAGAAGGAACCCGGGTGGAAAAAACGAATCTCGATTGCGAAGTAGCGAGCCGGATCGGGTGCGATGAGGTCAAGTAACATTTCTGGAAAGCGATCAATGTTATCACGAGTGAGGTGTAGGTTGGCTTCGGGATCTGATGGTTCCATGTCATTCATGAAGAAGCCAATAATCTCAGCATCGCAGTTATGGGTCAGGTAGCAGACGCGTTGTCCCAAGCGGTATTGGGTGGTATTGGTAGTGGTGGTAGCCATGATGTTTCTCCTTGTTTGGGCTATGAAACGTTACCATCGAAAGAACCGGAAAGCAAGTCAGGACAAGGGTTTCAAGGCATGAATGCAAACGGAAAGAAATCAAATCGTTCACCCGGGCTTAACATCGCAATTCCACAGAGCATGGCGAATGCATACGCTGTTTTGGTGGATCCTGCGGTATGGGGAGAGCATTTCCTTAAGAACCCGGACGGAGATCGCAGACAGTACTGGCCACACCAATACCAGGATCTCCGATCGACTGAAAAGCAGATCATTCATCAGGATGGGCGCGAAGTTGGCAAAACCATTGTGCTGACCACACTGGTTCTTCATTACGGATTTACGACTAGGAACGGATCGGGCTTAGTGGCGACTCCGCATCAAGGTCATCTCGAGACCATCATCGATGAAGTTGAGCAGCAGATTTTCAATAACCCCACGTTGCTGAAAAGCGTTGCAAAGAATCGCTATGGCAATCCGGATATCTCGCAAAAGCCATACTACCGGATTCGATTCTCGACTGGAACCGTAATCCATTTTCGGCAAGCCGGAGATTCCGGTCAACCATTCCGATCATTACACGTGGAACGGGTTTGGGTTGATGAGGCGGCATGGATGACGGAGCGAGCTTGGAAAGCATTACGACGTTGCTTGAATGAAGGGGGCGTATTCCGGATTTACTCGACACCTAATGGATTGCGGGATACCACTTACTACCGGCTCACTCAAGACAAAACGAAGCGCTGGCAAGTCATGCGTTGGCCATCATCGCTGCATCCAAACTGGACCGCAGCCAGAGAAAAAGAACTGCTTGAGTTCTATGGTGGGCGTGAGACCTCCGGTTTTCAACATGAGGTATTAGGTGAACACGGTAGTCCTACCTATTCAGCATTCCCAGTGGAATCAGTGAAAGCTGCCCTGGTAGAGATTCCTGAATACCAGCGGATCGTGCTGACCAATAGTGAACTTGCAGATTGTGAGAACGAATCCGCAATTCGTACCAGGCTTGATCTACTACTGGGACTCACACCCAGAAAGGGAAAGTTCTGGCTCGGTGGCGATCTGGGTTACACCTCTGATCCCTGTGAACTATTGGTCTGGCAGGAAGAGGAAGGAAATAAACTGGCACTGGTTATGCGGGTGCATACGGAACAGGTCGCCTATCCAGTCATCGCAGAATTGCTCGCAGTGATGGATGACTATTTCCAATTTGCGGGACTTGGTGTCGACGAGGGTGGCAACGGACTTGCTGTCGTACAGGAACTCTCAACGCTGGACAAGTTTGCAGAATATCGGTTCAGTGATCGACTGATCGGATTCAACTTCGGCAGCTCGACTGTTATCGGTTATACCGATGAAGGCAAGCAGCGCAAAAAGAGAACAAAGGAACTGATGACGAGTCTGATTAATGGTCGACTTTCACAAAAAACGATTCGATTCCCGAACGATGATGTGGAGGTCGAAGATCAATTTTGTACTCACACCTACGTCATGTCCGAAGGAAAGATAGTCTATTCCAAAGGGCGCGATCACATCATTGACGCAACTCGCTGTGCAATGCTGAGAGTGTATCTGGAAGAAATCAAAGAGCTTAGACCAGAAATTGAAGAAGCGTTTATCATGCCGGTAACGACCGATCCGGTGTTTGTATGAGGTTACCCATGAAACTTTGGCCGTTCACTAAATCAGATCGATCGATTGGTACTTCCGGAATTAAAACAGAAACTGATGAGCTAGTTGCCGTGGCAGAGATCTCCGGGACTTTTTCATCGGAATATTCCGTTCAGGCTATTCCTGGAACCTGGGAAGAGCGCGGCAAACTTGCCTGGCAATACTACACGGAAGAGCCGATTGTCAACAATGCGATCAATACCTGGCGAACATTTGCGATCGGTGATGAAATTCGGGTGACTTCTGATGATGAAGAGACTCGAAAAGCTGCCGTCGATTTCTTCAAAAAGAATGAACTGAACGATTTTATCAGGGACATGATCCTTCAGCTGCTCGTCAAGGGCGAATGCATGGGATACAAAAACTACGGTGGACAAAAGAAGAAAACCAGTAGTGGCAAAGAGGGATACTCAGAGATAACCAAGATCTGGTGTCTGAATCCAGTGTCGGTTCAGTTTCAACTGGAGCGCGGTGAAATCATTAAGATCATCCAGAAAACGGAAGATGCCGTCGGTGTGACTTCCGGTAATGAGATTGAGCTTGAAGCTGCACAGTTCTTTCATCAGAAGTGGAACAGCCCCCAGTTCAATTCCCGTGGTAACTCCATGGTGTTGCCGGCATTTGAATCAATTGAACTCATGCGGGATTACCGTCGGGCTGAACGTGCGATCGCCAAGCGATGGACGACACCACTACGATTTATCTCAGTCGGTGGAAAATTCGGCGATAAAGTAGTCATGCCAACCCAGGGAATGCTCAACCAAGTTCGAGATACCATCAACAAAATGGATCTCAAAACCGGCATGGTGGTTCCCTTCTATGTTGAGGTAAAGACTTACGGCACAGAAGGAATCGTTCTCAATACAGAAGAAAAAGTCAAAGAAATCAAGTCCGACATCATTGTGTCGCTGGGTTTTGTGAA
Coding sequences within it:
- a CDS encoding tyrosine-type recombinase/integrase yields the protein MNFNTVLTDYRTYLLAQQKSKHTVNNFLADVIRCLTQLSSKSLDLITASDIDHFLVSFSTKVDGTAKNANTMNRTKTAIRSFFGWACNSHLIAVSPAEHLRLKRVDRLPPVYLTDTEEHQLLLTVQNHATDIHAQRDYAILQLLLNTGIRVAELTQIDLVDIDGKHLIIRKQKGGNPIRKFLPSVARQVITEYITGERSKYESQSQSKALFLNQQGERMNPRAIQFLTQKWVKLAGIDKPITPHKLRHTFATSLYSKSHDILVVQKALGHRNITHTQIYAHISDQSLETAMENRVSVFQP